Proteins found in one Terribacillus sp. DMT04 genomic segment:
- the sigE gene encoding RNA polymerase sporulation sigma factor SigE, translating to MKTKAWKIKIWWYKLLVKLGIKRKEIYYIGGSEALPPPLSKEEEFKLLQLLPTGDKSARAMLIERNLRLVVYIARKFENTGINIEDLISIGTIGLIKAVNTFNPEKKIKLATYASRCIENEILMYLRRNNKLKSEISFDEPLNIDWDGNELLLSDVLGTDDDIITKDIEKNVDKNLLKKALEQLNDREKQIMELRFGLIGQEEMTQKDVADMLGISQSYISRLEKKIIRRLQKEFNKML from the coding sequence ATGAAAACAAAAGCATGGAAGATCAAGATCTGGTGGTATAAACTTCTGGTCAAACTAGGAATCAAACGAAAGGAAATTTATTATATTGGCGGCAGCGAGGCATTGCCGCCACCGTTATCGAAGGAGGAGGAGTTCAAACTGCTGCAGCTCTTGCCTACAGGTGACAAATCAGCAAGAGCTATGCTTATTGAACGAAATCTCCGTCTCGTTGTTTACATTGCGAGAAAATTCGAAAACACAGGCATCAATATTGAGGATTTAATAAGTATCGGGACAATCGGTTTAATTAAAGCTGTTAATACATTTAACCCAGAAAAGAAAATCAAGCTCGCAACATATGCATCCCGCTGTATTGAGAATGAAATCCTCATGTACCTCCGTCGAAACAACAAGCTGAAATCAGAGATAAGTTTTGACGAACCGCTGAATATTGACTGGGATGGAAATGAATTACTATTGTCGGATGTGTTAGGCACAGACGATGATATTATTACAAAAGATATTGAGAAAAACGTAGACAAAAATCTACTGAAAAAAGCTTTAGAACAGCTCAATGATAGAGAAAAGCAAATCATGGAACTTCGGTTTGGGCTGATTGGGCAGGAAGAGATGACCCAAAAAGATGTGGCGGATATGCTTGGCATCTCCCAATCGTATATTTCCCGCTTGGAGAAGAAAATTATAAGAAGATTACAAAAAGAATTTAATAAAATGCTTTAA